Within Egicoccus sp. AB-alg2, the genomic segment TCCAGGAAGCGGGCGTAGTCGAAGTCGTGCGGGCTGCCCTGTTCCTTGCCGGGCGGGTCGAAGACGAACAGGCCCCCGACGTGCATGTGGCGGGTCGGACCCTCCATGTTCAGGAAGGCCGCGTCCAGTGCCGTCAGTCGGTCGCCATGTGCCTGGGTGCGCTCGTCCACGCCGGTCCTTCCCACCGTGAGCCAGCCTACTGTCGTCCGCCGGGGCGTCTCAGCGAGCCCGCACCGCCACCGGCCGGCGCACGCCGATGCCCCGCAGCCGTACGGGCCGCAGCCGGCGCGGCGAGAGCTCCTCGGGCACGACGTCGTGCAGGTCGTCGTCGATCAGCAGACTCCACGGCCGTGCGAGGTCGGTCAGCCGCGCGGCCCGGTTCACCGGCGGCCCGTAGATGTCGCCCTCGCGGACCAGCGCCGCCCCGGCGGCCATCCCGCCGCGAAGCGGCACGTCCTCGAGCTCCGGGACGGGCGTGGTCAACTCCACCATCGCACCGATCAGCAACGCCGGGTCGGCCGCCACCAGCATGGCCGCGTCGCCGAGGTACTTGACCACCGTGACCTGGCGGTCCGGCGAGGTGACGTCGACCACCCGCTCCTCGAAGGCGTCGAGCACGTCGTCGAGGCCGGACGGATCCACCCGCGACGACAGCGACGTCCACCCGACGACGTCGACGAAGCCGACCGCCAACTCGACCTCGGCATCCTCGGTGCGTGTCAGCATGGCGGCCAGTTCCGTGCTGAGCTGGTGCTCCAGCTGCAGGCCGTACGTGATGGTGAGCACGTCGCGGGCGACCTCGTCGAGGCGGCGCGCCGTCTCCGCCAGTCCCGAGGCGACGGCGAGGTCGTCGGCACCAGCCTGGCGCATGGGCAGCAGCACCTCGTCGCGCACGACGCCGAGGTCACTGCGGGCCACCGTGCTGAGCGCGGTACCGCGCGCCCGTGCGGAGCGCACGACCGCCTCGACCGGCAGCAGCTGCAGCAGGGCGCGCAGGTGGCGTGCCCAGCGCAGGTCCGTGTCCGAATAGCGGTCCGGCAGCGGCAGCCCGCTGGCGACGCGCACCCGCTGGAGGAGCTCGGCGGGAACGTCGGCTCGCTGCGAGAGCTCCTGCAGGTCGTAGCGCGGCTCGTCGCCCAGCACGCGCTGGGCCAGGACCAGCGGCACGCGGCCCTCGGCCACGGCCGCGCGGGCCTGGTCGGCGGGCACCCCCAGTTCGAGCAGCGCCTGCTCCGTGGCGCGGTCCTCGTCGGTCAGCGGACGCGGCCGACCCAGCACGTCCCGGACGAACTGCGGCAGTTCGCCGGTCAGGTCCTGCGAGGAGTCGGCCACCTCGATGCCATCCTGGTCGACGCGGCGGCGCGCCGGTCAGGCGGCGCCGTTGCTCTCAACGCGGCGCCATGCGGAGCGCGCCGTCGAGGCGGATCACCTCGCCGTTGAGGTAGGGGTTCGCGACGATCTGCGTCACCAGCAGCCCGTACTCGTCCGCCCGGCCGAGGCGGTGCGGGTGCGGGATGTTCTCCGCCAGTGCCGTTCGCGCCTCTTCGGGCAGCCCGGCCAGCATCGGGGTGTCGAACGTGCCCGGCGCGATGGTGCACACCCGGATCTGGTGGCGGGCGAGGTCGCGCGCGACCGGCAGCGTCAGCCCGACGACCCCGCCCTTGGAGGCGCTGTAGGCGGCCTGGCCGATCTGGCCGTCGAAGGCGGCGATCGAGGCGGTGTTGACGACGACGCCGCGGTCGTCGCCGACCGGCTCGTTGGCGGCCATGGCCTCGGCCGCCAGCCGCAGCACGTTGAAGGTGCCGACGAGGTTGACCTCGACGACCTTTCGGAACAGGTCGAGGTCGTGGGGGCCCTCGCGGCCGAGCACGCGCGCCGCCCAGCCGACACCAGCGCAGTGGACGGCGACGCGTACCTCGCCGAGTTCGCGCGCCTGGGCGACCGCCTCGGCGACCGCGTCCGCGTCCGTCACGTCGGTCGGGACGAAGCGGGCCCGGTCACCGACCTCCTTCGCCG encodes:
- a CDS encoding adenylate cyclase regulatory domain-containing protein codes for the protein MADSSQDLTGELPQFVRDVLGRPRPLTDEDRATEQALLELGVPADQARAAVAEGRVPLVLAQRVLGDEPRYDLQELSQRADVPAELLQRVRVASGLPLPDRYSDTDLRWARHLRALLQLLPVEAVVRSARARGTALSTVARSDLGVVRDEVLLPMRQAGADDLAVASGLAETARRLDEVARDVLTITYGLQLEHQLSTELAAMLTRTEDAEVELAVGFVDVVGWTSLSSRVDPSGLDDVLDAFEERVVDVTSPDRQVTVVKYLGDAAMLVAADPALLIGAMVELTTPVPELEDVPLRGGMAAGAALVREGDIYGPPVNRAARLTDLARPWSLLIDDDLHDVVPEELSPRRLRPVRLRGIGVRRPVAVRAR
- a CDS encoding SDR family NAD(P)-dependent oxidoreductase; this encodes MQLTDRSVALVTGGASGLGNAAARALHAAGASVLLLDLPTADGDAAAKEVGDRARFVPTDVTDADAVAEAVAQARELGEVRVAVHCAGVGWAARVLGREGPHDLDLFRKVVEVNLVGTFNVLRLAAEAMAANEPVGDDRGVVVNTASIAAFDGQIGQAAYSASKGGVVGLTLPVARDLARHQIRVCTIAPGTFDTPMLAGLPEEARTALAENIPHPHRLGRADEYGLLVTQIVANPYLNGEVIRLDGALRMAPR